The following coding sequences lie in one Helicoverpa zea isolate HzStark_Cry1AcR chromosome 2, ilHelZeax1.1, whole genome shotgun sequence genomic window:
- the LOC124641847 gene encoding zinc finger protein 14-like produces the protein MPDKKSILKCRHCSKSFKYDSERKRHEQSHDPQFQCKVCNKNFSFISALRRHEKQHERTGTVQCSECGREFRDNILLKRHTKYAHGGKFTCTKCSTVFHSEPALKTHMKTHKSLSERRYECSFEGCTKKFNFAHHLKHHELTHTNTKQHYCKICNKGFIQSHHLKTHMKTHTSDSSLICLFDDCGKKFATVYAKKRHVVKHHLKPDSGISSDSSSACDLSFMTKMETEDDTINCPSCAQIILKSQYEKHAFSCIQNLKEEYSTENIPGTIFENSGIEELRKQSRNNDEEVVNCKLVLGRCIMSDKGEKCVCAQISKTVEEEEYDFVPIDEPLNMTKADKNTDNFCEGCDCSERFKVKTAPIRPCGDWRENAPLIEYKTDGTLKLKEFLEIDIPAINSPIEEKNTYKEVKLFPYNSCKAVLGNCIVSGNGTMGDGCLCARMAMDDQITTQEIDDITPRPKQEMCL, from the exons ATGCCCGACAAGAAAAGTATTCTGAAATGCCGTCATTGCTCCAAGAGCTTCAAATATGACAGTGAAAGAAAGCGCCACGAGCAGAGCCATGACCCCCAGTTTCAGTGCAAAGTTTGCAAtaaaaacttcagctttat ATCAGCTCTACGCCGCCATGAGAAGCAGCATGAGAGGACAGGGACAGTTCAATGTTCCGAATGTGGAAGAGAGTTCAGAGATAATATACTTCTTAAAAGACACACCAAATATGCACATGGAG GAAAATTCACATGCACAAAATGTAGCACAGTGTTCCACAGTGAGCCGGCACTGAAGACACACATGAAAACACACAAGTCCCTGTCGGAGAGGCGCTATGAGTGTAGCTTTGAGGGCTGCACCAAGAAGTTTAACTTTGCACACCATTTGAAACACCATGAGctcacacacacaaatacaaagcAACATTATTGTAAGATATGTAATAAAG GTTTCATACAATCACATCATTTGAAGACTCACATGAAGACGCACACTTCAGACTCGTCTCTTATCTGTTTGTTTGATGATTGCGGGAAGAAATTCGCCACTGTGTACGCTAAGAAACGACATGTGGTGAAACATC atCTTAAGCCAGATAGTGGAATATCATCTGACTCAAGTTCAGCATGTGATTTGTCCTTTATGACAAAAATGGAAACCGAAGATG ATACCATAAACTGCCCGTCGTGTGCACAAATAATACTCAAGTCTCAATATGAAAAACATGCATTTAGCTGTATACAGAATCTAAAAGAGGAATATTCTACCGAAAATATACCTGGAACGATTTTTGAAAATAGTGGAATTGAGGAATTAAGAAAACAAAGTAGAAATAATGACGAAGAAGTCGTCAACTGTAAGTTAGTATTAGGCCGTTGTATAATGAGTGATAAAGGCGAAAAATGCGTTTGTGCACAAATATCTAAGACTgttgaagaagaagaatatgATTTTGTACCTATTGATGAACCTTTAAACATGACTAAGGCAGATAAGAACACTGATAACTTCTGTGAAGGTTGTGATTGTTCTGAAcgttttaaagttaaaactgCACCAATTAGGCCCTGTGGAGATTGGCGGGAGAACGCGCCATTAATTGAGTACAAgactgatggcacgttaaaattGAAGGAAtttttggaaattgatattCCTGCAATCAATTCTccaatagaagaaaaaaatacatataaagaaGTGAAACTATTTCCCTATAACAGTTGTAAAGCTGTCTTGGGTAACTGCATCGTGAGTGGGAATGGCACTATGGGCGATGGCTGTCTATGCGCCAGGATGGCAATGGATGACCAAATAACTACACAAGAGATTGATGATATCACGCCGAGACCAAAACAAGAAATGTGTCTGTGA
- the LOC124641859 gene encoding thiamine transporter 2-like, whose product MLAWIQVTLILCAFGLLREIRPSEPFVSEFLLGEWRNITEEQLNRDVYPIGTYSYLGLLVVVFLITDFLRFKPVIILSGLSGIAVYAILLWTTSLEWVQASQFFYGLYMATEVAYYTYIYAKVDPAKYPRVSSYTRIAALSGRFLSGLSSQLLTHFGLMDYRDLNYITFTAQILATFWAFWLPPVQYGIYFHRRTSVGSPTLDKQLHHNSSGNLTRSNMVEASTLIARHARSAYTRPKVLAWSGLYAVALALFVQAQTYMQLLWKQIQEESNSPVAYNGAVEAAQTLLGAGGAFAASILASSGIPAPVAAVQGVAVFIATFFGNVFVSYAGYIVMGMLFHYTITLASAKIAGQLSDESCFGLIFGINTLVGTGLQSILTLVLIQTLKLPIASQYFAISGLYLLLASVWLLGWMINMCRQKQTINVNNQY is encoded by the exons ATGCTGGCGTGGATTCAAGTGACGCTCATATTGTGCGCCTTCGGGCTGCTGCGGGAGATCAGACCGTCGGAGCCATTCGTTTCGGAGTTCCTCCTCGGCGAGTGGAGGAACATAACGGAAGAACAGCTGAACAGAGATGTGTATCCAATTGGGACTTACTCGTACCTGGGCCTGCTTGTTGTTGTGTTCCTGATAACTGATTTTCTAAGATTCAAGCCTGTTATCATCTTATCTG GTCTAAGCGGTATTGCTGTATACGCCATTTTACTTTGGACAACAAGTTTAGAATGGGTGCAGGCTTCGCAGTTCTTCTATGGCCTCTACATGGCTACAGAAGTCGCCTACTATACTTATATTTATGCAAAA GTGGACCCAGCAAAATACCCGCGAGTTTCCTCCTACACGAGAATCGCGGCACTGTCAGGCAGGTTCCTATCAGGGCTCAGCTCACAGCTACTCACGCACTTCGGCCTCATGGACTACAGGGATCTCAACTACATCACATTTACAG CTCAGATCCTTGCGACGTTCTGGGCGTTCTGGCTACCACCCGTCCAGTATGGCATCTACTTCCATCGGAGGACCTCCGTTGGGAGTCCAACCCTGGATAAACAATTACATCACAACTCTAGTGGG AATCTAACGCGCTCCAACATGGTGGAAGCATCAACACTGATCGCGCGTCACGCCCGGTCAGCGTACACGCGTCCCAAAGTGTTGGCTTGGTCGGGGCTGTACGCGGTGGCTTTAGCGCTCTTCGTACAAGCGCAAACCTACATGCAGTTGCTGTGGAAGCAGATACAAGAGGAGAGCAATTCACCG GTAGCATACAACGGTGCAGTAGAAGCAGCACAAACGCTCCTAGGCGCGGGCGGTGCTTTCGCCGCGTCGATCCTAGCGTCGTCAGGCATTCCCGCGCCCGTGGCCGCCGTGCAAGGAGTCGCTGTCTTCATAGCAACCTTCTTCGGCAACGTCTTCGTGTCCTACGCAGGGTACATCGTGATGGGCATGCTGTTTCACTACACTATTACGCTGGCCAG tGCAAAAATAGCGGGTCAGCTAAGCGACGAGAGTTGCTTCGGACTGATATTCGGTATCAACACGCTGGTCGGGACGGGTCTGCAGTCCATTCTAACCCTAGTGCTCATACAAACATTGAAGCTGCCGATAGCTTCACAGTACTTCGCGATCAGTGGCCTTTACTTACTGCTGGCTTCTGTGTGGCTACTCGGCTGGATGATCAACATGTGCCGCCAGAAACAAACTATTAATGTTAACAACCAGTATTGA
- the LOC124641870 gene encoding single-pass membrane and coiled-coil domain-containing protein 4, with product MRKLKGAVKETARQKRERKQEFAKMRQQIHTVVLPTFAVIFLLICVYVYLKTRPTAMQYA from the coding sequence ATGCGGAAACTAAAGGGAGCAGTTAAAGAAACAGCTAGACAAAAGCGAGAGCGGAAACAAGAGTTTGCCAAAATGCGACAACAAATTCATACAGTTGTTTTGCCTACTTTCGCGGTAATTTTTCTGTTAATTTgcgtatacgtgtacctaaaaACCAGGCCGACAGCGATGCAGTACGCGTAA
- the LOC124637799 gene encoding polyisoprenoid diphosphate/phosphate phosphohydrolase PLPP6 codes for MDELIGHTAESKRQVPPMLKKILHEDVRVTKKVVELGTKVTWTRSLRNHSNLLEVSCHGIVWLAGWLTFIWLFNNKDFYQIQVNLLIALILDIVVIAVIKAFVRRRRPVPMNKLLEVGPDKFSFPSGHASRACLVTTLLILNDLPIYCYPPILAWMSTVCLTRILAERHYILDVLAGVGIGLLEAFLMYLLWLSQGTCASIIASLSDEKVDGGEYHV; via the exons ATGGATGAG TTAATTGGACATACAGCAGAGTCGAAGCGACAAGTTCCTCCAatgttaaagaaaatattgcatGAAGATGTACGGGTTACGAAGAAAGTTGTGGAACTCGGGACAAAAGTCACTTGGACAAGATCTCTACGGAATCATTCTAATCTACTAGAG GTGTCATGCCATGGTATTGTCTGGCTGGCCGGCTGGCTCACATTTATCTGGCTGTTTAACAACAAGGACTTTTATCAAATTCAAGTGAACTTGCTCATAG CTCTCATCTTGGACATCGTAGTTATAGCAGTAATCAAAGCTTTCGTACGTCGACGTCGGCCAGTGCCAATGAACAAATTGCTAGAAGTTGGCCCGGACAAGTTCTCCTTCCCCTCGGGGCACGCTAGTCGAGCCTGCTTGGTGACAACATTACTTATCCTCAACGACCTTCCTATTTACTGTTACCCGCCAATCTTAGCGTGGATGAGCACTGTGTGCCTTACAAGGATATTAGCAGAAAGACATTACATCTTGGATGTATTAGCAGGAGTAGGTATCGGTCTCCTTGAAGCATTTCTAATGTACCTATTATGGCTTTCTCAGGGCACATGTGCTTCGATCATAGCATCGTTATCTGATGAAAAAGTTGATGGAGGAGAATATCATGTTTAa
- the LOC124637780 gene encoding zinc finger E-box-binding homeobox 1-like isoform X3 yields MNVTFIYQKWFVLAMKSIFEEAICQLCLQVDVKLFKISDVQHVFIESILKLNDIHYVPSENLSVCPICMALLVKTFNFVQTVWKAQEIVYDFLQSVNMITKSSLRLLDRHKIGLNPVKLKSKAITITKVVYDVCNSENIDINNTLDVDPEEHHSISRNTNKSLLSVVISGNKEGVVEQNEGEELVAICPVDRSDTTSSPLIPVINSNSHTFDLRATECASLKECNEAPVDITSEDSSNITKESALPVIKPNTISIDLGESLNECNGASISKNHEDDGDDTKYSFSPIKSNLEVVSTIKCESLIENCEESAGINQGDDSNDSLIPVELKLVTIDLAVEEYDSLIESNKAATGVSHEDDGNDTNDPLLSVIKSNPVSLDIDNYPNTTQIRFQKKTKATIKKKKKKIDIEFEPESPSEDEKKQLEKDGNYMPSEDSTSHSEDSAYDDFDDNGKKIAKPRHGLAYPRQCDNCNYEVPRHYEHFRHYIFMHPNIPYPYGEKKEYACSVCGKMTIHTGTKPFKCHICDAAFAHSGNRIVHIRSAHQNIKYVPKKKVKKDQKAKSKNKHSTYDSNESSDEGTLVKRRKRSKPTSKSRKRKNNVESKKKLKPIKKMSVAAKENIQNKDTNSESEDELLSDIKLRKTFNE; encoded by the exons ATGaatgttacttttatttatcaaaaa TGGTTCGTCTTAGCCATGAAGTCTATATTCGAAGAAGCAATTTGTCAGCTGTGCCTACAAGTTGatgtaaaactttttaaaataagcgACGTACAACATGTATTCATTGAAAGTATTCTGAAACTAAATGATATTCACTAT GTACCAAGTGAGAATCTTTCCGTATGTCCCATATGCATGGCTCTCTTAGTGAAGAcctttaattttgtacaaacaGTTTGGAAAGCTCAAGAGATTGTCTATGATTTTTTACAAAGCGTTAATATG ATAACCAAGTCTTCACTTCGACTCCTGGATAGacataaaattggattaaatCCTGTGAAACTAAAATCAAAGGCCATTACAATAACTAAAGTTGTATATGACGTTTGTAACTCTGAAAATATAGATATCAATAATACTTTAGATGTAGACCCAGAAGAACACCATTCAATCAGCAGAAAcacaaataaatcattattaagTGTTGTTATAAGTGGCAATAAAGAAGGAGTTGTAGAACAAAATGAAGGTGAAGAACTAGTTGCTATTTGCCCTGTAGACCGTAGTGATACCACATCAAGCCCTCTTATACCAGTAATTAATTCAAATAGTCATACATTTGATTTAAGGGCAACAGAATGTGCAAGTCTAAAAGAATGCAATGAAGCACCAGTTGATATTACCAGTGAAGACAGCAGTAATATCACAAAAGAATCTGCTTTACCAGTAATTAAGCCGAACACCATAAGTATAGACTTAGGTGAAAGTCTAAATGAATGCAATGGAGCATCAATCAGCAAGAACCATGAAGATGATGGTGATGACACAAAATACTCTTTTTCACCAATTAAGTCTAACCTTGAAGTTGTCAGTACAATAAAATGTGAAAGTCTAATTGAAAATTGTGAAGAATCAGCTGGTATTAACCAAGGAGATGACAGTAATGACTCTCTCATACCAGTTGAGTTAAAACTTGTTACAATAGACTTAGCTGTAGAAGAATATGACAGTTTAATTGAAAGTAATAAAGCAGCAACTGGTGTTAGCCATGAAGATGATGGTAATGACACAAATGATCCTCTTTTGTCAGTTATCAAATCAAACCCTGTTTCATTAGATATAGATAACTATccaaacacaacacaaattaGATTTCAGAAGAAGACAAAAGcaacaataaaaaagaaaaaaaaaaagattgataTTGAATTTGAACCTGAGTCGCCAAGTGAAGATGAAAAGAAGCAGTTGGAAAAAGATGGTAATTACATGCCTTCTGAGGACTCCACCAGCCACTCTGAAGACTCTGCATATGATGATTTTGATGATAATGGCAAAAAAATTGCGAAACCAAGACATGGATTGGCATATCCACGGCAATGTGACAAC TGTAATTACGAAGTGCCGCGACATTATGAACACTTTcgtcattatatttttatgcatcCCAATATCCCGTACCCGTATGgagaaaaaaaagaatatgCGTGTTCTGTTTGCGGTAAAATGACG ATTCATACCGGAACAAAACCTTTCAAATGCCATATTTGCGATGCTGCGTTCGCCCACAGCGGCAATAGAATTGTTCATATCCGTAGCGCAcatcaaaacattaaatatgtcCCTaagaaaaaagtgaaaaaagaCCAGAAAGCAAAAAGCAAGAACAAACATAGTACATACGATAGCAATGAGTCCAGTGATGAGGGAACATTAGTAAAAAGGAGAAAGCGTTCAAAACCAACTTCCAAGTctcgaaaaagaaaaaataatgttgaaagCAAGAAGAAATTAAAACCAATTAAGAAGATGTCAGTTGCTGCGAAAGAAAATATACAGAATAAAGACACAAACTCGGAGTCAGAAGACGAATTGCTGTCTGACATTAAACTGAGAAAAACTTTTAATGAATAA
- the LOC124637780 gene encoding zinc finger Y-chromosomal protein 1-like isoform X1: MNVTFIYQKWFVLAMKSIFEEAICQLCLQVDVKLFKISDVQHVFIESILKLNDIHYVPSENLSVCPICMALLVKTFNFVQTVWKAQEIVYDFLQSVNMITKSSLRLLDRHKIGLNPVKLKSKAITITKVVYDVCNSENIDINNTLDVDPEEHHSISRNTNKSLLSVVISGNKEGVVEQNEGEELVAICPVDRSDTTSSPLIPVINSNSHTFDLRATECASLKECNEAPVDITSEDSSNITKESALPVIKPNTISIDLGESLNECNGASISKNHEDDGDDTKYSFSPIKSNLEVVSTIKCESLIENCEESAGINQGDDSNDSLIPVELKLVTIDLAVEEYDSLIESNKAATGVSHEDDGNDTNDPLLSVIKSNPVSLDIDNYPNTTQIRFQKKTKATIKKKKKKIDIEFEPESPSEDEKKQLEKDGNYMPSEDSTSHSEDSAYDDFDDNGKKIAKPRHGLAYPRQCDNCNYEVPRHYEHFRHYIFMHPNIPYPYGEKKEYACSVCGKMTTRAKINSHELSHINQNLQCPKCPKKFKNNQNLYSHMISTHAKQKVICDYCSKAFNTKGDLRRHLRIHTGTKPFKCHICDAAFAHSGNRIVHIRSAHQNIKYVPKKKVKKDQKAKSKNKHSTYDSNESSDEGTLVKRRKRSKPTSKSRKRKNNVESKKKLKPIKKMSVAAKENIQNKDTNSESEDELLSDIKLRKTFNE; encoded by the exons ATGaatgttacttttatttatcaaaaa TGGTTCGTCTTAGCCATGAAGTCTATATTCGAAGAAGCAATTTGTCAGCTGTGCCTACAAGTTGatgtaaaactttttaaaataagcgACGTACAACATGTATTCATTGAAAGTATTCTGAAACTAAATGATATTCACTAT GTACCAAGTGAGAATCTTTCCGTATGTCCCATATGCATGGCTCTCTTAGTGAAGAcctttaattttgtacaaacaGTTTGGAAAGCTCAAGAGATTGTCTATGATTTTTTACAAAGCGTTAATATG ATAACCAAGTCTTCACTTCGACTCCTGGATAGacataaaattggattaaatCCTGTGAAACTAAAATCAAAGGCCATTACAATAACTAAAGTTGTATATGACGTTTGTAACTCTGAAAATATAGATATCAATAATACTTTAGATGTAGACCCAGAAGAACACCATTCAATCAGCAGAAAcacaaataaatcattattaagTGTTGTTATAAGTGGCAATAAAGAAGGAGTTGTAGAACAAAATGAAGGTGAAGAACTAGTTGCTATTTGCCCTGTAGACCGTAGTGATACCACATCAAGCCCTCTTATACCAGTAATTAATTCAAATAGTCATACATTTGATTTAAGGGCAACAGAATGTGCAAGTCTAAAAGAATGCAATGAAGCACCAGTTGATATTACCAGTGAAGACAGCAGTAATATCACAAAAGAATCTGCTTTACCAGTAATTAAGCCGAACACCATAAGTATAGACTTAGGTGAAAGTCTAAATGAATGCAATGGAGCATCAATCAGCAAGAACCATGAAGATGATGGTGATGACACAAAATACTCTTTTTCACCAATTAAGTCTAACCTTGAAGTTGTCAGTACAATAAAATGTGAAAGTCTAATTGAAAATTGTGAAGAATCAGCTGGTATTAACCAAGGAGATGACAGTAATGACTCTCTCATACCAGTTGAGTTAAAACTTGTTACAATAGACTTAGCTGTAGAAGAATATGACAGTTTAATTGAAAGTAATAAAGCAGCAACTGGTGTTAGCCATGAAGATGATGGTAATGACACAAATGATCCTCTTTTGTCAGTTATCAAATCAAACCCTGTTTCATTAGATATAGATAACTATccaaacacaacacaaattaGATTTCAGAAGAAGACAAAAGcaacaataaaaaagaaaaaaaaaaagattgataTTGAATTTGAACCTGAGTCGCCAAGTGAAGATGAAAAGAAGCAGTTGGAAAAAGATGGTAATTACATGCCTTCTGAGGACTCCACCAGCCACTCTGAAGACTCTGCATATGATGATTTTGATGATAATGGCAAAAAAATTGCGAAACCAAGACATGGATTGGCATATCCACGGCAATGTGACAAC TGTAATTACGAAGTGCCGCGACATTATGAACACTTTcgtcattatatttttatgcatcCCAATATCCCGTACCCGTATGgagaaaaaaaagaatatgCGTGTTCTGTTTGCGGTAAAATGACG ACACGCGCGAAAATAAATTCCCATGAATTAAGTCACATTAATCAAAATTTGCAGTGTCCAAAATGCCCAAAAAAGTTTAAGAATAACCAAAATTTGTATTCTCATATGATAAGTACACATGCAAAACAGAAAGTAATTTGTGATTATTGTTCCAAAGCATTCAATACCAAAGGTGATTTACGGCGACATTTGcgt ATTCATACCGGAACAAAACCTTTCAAATGCCATATTTGCGATGCTGCGTTCGCCCACAGCGGCAATAGAATTGTTCATATCCGTAGCGCAcatcaaaacattaaatatgtcCCTaagaaaaaagtgaaaaaagaCCAGAAAGCAAAAAGCAAGAACAAACATAGTACATACGATAGCAATGAGTCCAGTGATGAGGGAACATTAGTAAAAAGGAGAAAGCGTTCAAAACCAACTTCCAAGTctcgaaaaagaaaaaataatgttgaaagCAAGAAGAAATTAAAACCAATTAAGAAGATGTCAGTTGCTGCGAAAGAAAATATACAGAATAAAGACACAAACTCGGAGTCAGAAGACGAATTGCTGTCTGACATTAAACTGAGAAAAACTTTTAATGAATAA
- the LOC124637780 gene encoding zinc finger E-box-binding homeobox 1-like isoform X2 — MKSIFEEAICQLCLQVDVKLFKISDVQHVFIESILKLNDIHYVPSENLSVCPICMALLVKTFNFVQTVWKAQEIVYDFLQSVNMITKSSLRLLDRHKIGLNPVKLKSKAITITKVVYDVCNSENIDINNTLDVDPEEHHSISRNTNKSLLSVVISGNKEGVVEQNEGEELVAICPVDRSDTTSSPLIPVINSNSHTFDLRATECASLKECNEAPVDITSEDSSNITKESALPVIKPNTISIDLGESLNECNGASISKNHEDDGDDTKYSFSPIKSNLEVVSTIKCESLIENCEESAGINQGDDSNDSLIPVELKLVTIDLAVEEYDSLIESNKAATGVSHEDDGNDTNDPLLSVIKSNPVSLDIDNYPNTTQIRFQKKTKATIKKKKKKIDIEFEPESPSEDEKKQLEKDGNYMPSEDSTSHSEDSAYDDFDDNGKKIAKPRHGLAYPRQCDNCNYEVPRHYEHFRHYIFMHPNIPYPYGEKKEYACSVCGKMTTRAKINSHELSHINQNLQCPKCPKKFKNNQNLYSHMISTHAKQKVICDYCSKAFNTKGDLRRHLRIHTGTKPFKCHICDAAFAHSGNRIVHIRSAHQNIKYVPKKKVKKDQKAKSKNKHSTYDSNESSDEGTLVKRRKRSKPTSKSRKRKNNVESKKKLKPIKKMSVAAKENIQNKDTNSESEDELLSDIKLRKTFNE, encoded by the exons ATGAAGTCTATATTCGAAGAAGCAATTTGTCAGCTGTGCCTACAAGTTGatgtaaaactttttaaaataagcgACGTACAACATGTATTCATTGAAAGTATTCTGAAACTAAATGATATTCACTAT GTACCAAGTGAGAATCTTTCCGTATGTCCCATATGCATGGCTCTCTTAGTGAAGAcctttaattttgtacaaacaGTTTGGAAAGCTCAAGAGATTGTCTATGATTTTTTACAAAGCGTTAATATG ATAACCAAGTCTTCACTTCGACTCCTGGATAGacataaaattggattaaatCCTGTGAAACTAAAATCAAAGGCCATTACAATAACTAAAGTTGTATATGACGTTTGTAACTCTGAAAATATAGATATCAATAATACTTTAGATGTAGACCCAGAAGAACACCATTCAATCAGCAGAAAcacaaataaatcattattaagTGTTGTTATAAGTGGCAATAAAGAAGGAGTTGTAGAACAAAATGAAGGTGAAGAACTAGTTGCTATTTGCCCTGTAGACCGTAGTGATACCACATCAAGCCCTCTTATACCAGTAATTAATTCAAATAGTCATACATTTGATTTAAGGGCAACAGAATGTGCAAGTCTAAAAGAATGCAATGAAGCACCAGTTGATATTACCAGTGAAGACAGCAGTAATATCACAAAAGAATCTGCTTTACCAGTAATTAAGCCGAACACCATAAGTATAGACTTAGGTGAAAGTCTAAATGAATGCAATGGAGCATCAATCAGCAAGAACCATGAAGATGATGGTGATGACACAAAATACTCTTTTTCACCAATTAAGTCTAACCTTGAAGTTGTCAGTACAATAAAATGTGAAAGTCTAATTGAAAATTGTGAAGAATCAGCTGGTATTAACCAAGGAGATGACAGTAATGACTCTCTCATACCAGTTGAGTTAAAACTTGTTACAATAGACTTAGCTGTAGAAGAATATGACAGTTTAATTGAAAGTAATAAAGCAGCAACTGGTGTTAGCCATGAAGATGATGGTAATGACACAAATGATCCTCTTTTGTCAGTTATCAAATCAAACCCTGTTTCATTAGATATAGATAACTATccaaacacaacacaaattaGATTTCAGAAGAAGACAAAAGcaacaataaaaaagaaaaaaaaaaagattgataTTGAATTTGAACCTGAGTCGCCAAGTGAAGATGAAAAGAAGCAGTTGGAAAAAGATGGTAATTACATGCCTTCTGAGGACTCCACCAGCCACTCTGAAGACTCTGCATATGATGATTTTGATGATAATGGCAAAAAAATTGCGAAACCAAGACATGGATTGGCATATCCACGGCAATGTGACAAC TGTAATTACGAAGTGCCGCGACATTATGAACACTTTcgtcattatatttttatgcatcCCAATATCCCGTACCCGTATGgagaaaaaaaagaatatgCGTGTTCTGTTTGCGGTAAAATGACG ACACGCGCGAAAATAAATTCCCATGAATTAAGTCACATTAATCAAAATTTGCAGTGTCCAAAATGCCCAAAAAAGTTTAAGAATAACCAAAATTTGTATTCTCATATGATAAGTACACATGCAAAACAGAAAGTAATTTGTGATTATTGTTCCAAAGCATTCAATACCAAAGGTGATTTACGGCGACATTTGcgt ATTCATACCGGAACAAAACCTTTCAAATGCCATATTTGCGATGCTGCGTTCGCCCACAGCGGCAATAGAATTGTTCATATCCGTAGCGCAcatcaaaacattaaatatgtcCCTaagaaaaaagtgaaaaaagaCCAGAAAGCAAAAAGCAAGAACAAACATAGTACATACGATAGCAATGAGTCCAGTGATGAGGGAACATTAGTAAAAAGGAGAAAGCGTTCAAAACCAACTTCCAAGTctcgaaaaagaaaaaataatgttgaaagCAAGAAGAAATTAAAACCAATTAAGAAGATGTCAGTTGCTGCGAAAGAAAATATACAGAATAAAGACACAAACTCGGAGTCAGAAGACGAATTGCTGTCTGACATTAAACTGAGAAAAACTTTTAATGAATAA
- the LOC124640871 gene encoding uncharacterized protein LOC124640871 yields the protein MEYFGITMYGPQNYMHDIMIEQYQEPMSKEEVKPMMEKVKEYSTLPKTIQRPDADVIRLIDVYIGRVNGFAYGSTGRFVKMKRKGVMKPPYPCDMYRLPPTTYMELGWWLHDPAIANSDWHVTKPRFPQPASPNTLILDKVRRNNKYATLF from the exons ATGGAGTACTTTGGAATAACTATGTATGGTCCCCAAAATTATATGCACGATATAATGATAGAACAATATCAAGAACCTATGTCTAAAGAAGAAGTTAAACCTATGATGGAAAAAGTCAAAGAGTATTCTACTCTTCCGAAAACT ATACAACGTCCGGATGCAGACGTGATCAGGCTTATCGATGTGTACATAGGAAGAGTCAATGGATTCGCTTACGGTTCTACGGGCAGATTCGTCAAAATGAAGCGTAAAGGCGTTATGAAACCTCCTTACCCTTGTGATATGTACCGGCTCCCGCCTACTACATATATGGAG CTTGGATGGTGGCTACATGATCCAGCAatagcaaactcggattggcATGTGACCAAGCCAAGATTCCCGCAACCTGCGTCACCGAACACTTTGATTCTAGATAAAGTgcgaagaaataataaatatgccACTCTTTTCTGA